In one Rutidosis leptorrhynchoides isolate AG116_Rl617_1_P2 chromosome 8, CSIRO_AGI_Rlap_v1, whole genome shotgun sequence genomic region, the following are encoded:
- the LOC139862659 gene encoding eukaryotic translation initiation factor 3 subunit F-like isoform X2: MASSDQTVLQFFPLSTSLSAKVHPLVIFSICDCFVRRPDQAERVIGTLLGSVLPDGTVDIRNSYVVPHNESSDQVALDIDYHHNMLSSHQKVNPKEVIVGWLL; encoded by the exons ATGGCGTCTTCGGATCAAACAGTGCTGCAGTTCTTTCCTTTATCAACTAGCTTGTCAGCCAAGGTTCACCCTCTCGTTATCTTCAGCATCTGCGATTGTTTTGTACGACGGCCGGACCAAGCTGAGAGAGTCATCGGAACGCTTCTCGGATCCGTTCTTCCCGACGGTACCGTAGATATACGTAATTCGTATGTCGTTCCTCACAACGAGTCTTCTGACCAG GTTGCTCTGGATATTGACTATCATCACAATATGCTGTCATCTCACCAGAAGGTGAATCCAAAAGAAGTTATCGTTggatg GCTATTGTGA
- the LOC139862659 gene encoding eukaryotic translation initiation factor 3 subunit F-like isoform X1, which yields MASSDQTVLQFFPLSTSLSAKVHPLVIFSICDCFVRRPDQAERVIGTLLGSVLPDGTVDIRNSYVVPHNESSDQVALDIDYHHNMLSSHQKVNPKEVIVGWLLSLVYSNKKEEDETGIVVNQLKEYLS from the exons ATGGCGTCTTCGGATCAAACAGTGCTGCAGTTCTTTCCTTTATCAACTAGCTTGTCAGCCAAGGTTCACCCTCTCGTTATCTTCAGCATCTGCGATTGTTTTGTACGACGGCCGGACCAAGCTGAGAGAGTCATCGGAACGCTTCTCGGATCCGTTCTTCCCGACGGTACCGTAGATATACGTAATTCGTATGTCGTTCCTCACAACGAGTCTTCTGACCAG GTTGCTCTGGATATTGACTATCATCACAATATGCTGTCATCTCACCAGAAGGTGAATCCAAAAGAAGTTATCGTTgga TGGCTATTGTCTCTGGTTTATTCAAATAAGAAAGAGGAAGATGAAACGGGTATAGTTGTAAATCAGCTAAAAGAATATTTGAGTTAA